The genomic window gcctcatttaaacttgccttgatgtgttgctcttgtttgcatcatctcttgccatgagtagcttcatgtagtcttgtcttgcatcatacttgtttgtgcatcatgtcatgttcatgtgtggtgtgtttaccatgttgtgtgcttcttttcgatagttcccgtttcgttgcgatcgtgaggactcgttcggctacacttggttcgtcttcgtggcttcatcttcttcatggactcgttcttcttccttacgggatttcaggcaagatgaccgctatcctggatctcactactatcattgctatgctagttgcttcgttctatcactttgctgtgttacctatctgttgctcttcaagcctctcaaattgccatgaatctctaacctttgacacccttcctatgcaaactgttgtttggccatgttaccgcttttactcagcccctcttatagcgttgctagttgcaggtgaagttgaagatttcttcatggtggacaggattttggttgggatatcacaatatctcttatattattaatgcatctatatacttggtaaagggtggaagactcggccttatgcctggtgttttgttccactcttgccgccctagtttccgtcataccggtgttatgttcccggattttgcgttccttacgcggtcgggtgatttatgggacccccttgacagttcgctttgaataaaactcctccagcaaggcccaaccttggttttaccatttgcctcaccaccacctatacctttcccttgggtcggccaacccgagggtcatctttattttagcccccccgggccagtgcttgtctaagtgttggtccgaaccgggcagactgcggggccacctcggggcaactcgaggtctggttttactcgtaggctgacctatccggtgttgccctgagaacgagatatgtgcagctcctatcgggatttgtcggcgcatcgggcggctttgctggtcttgttttaccattgtcgaaatgtcttgtaaaccgggattccgagtctgatcgggttttcctgggagaaggtatgtccttcgttgatcgcgagagcttatcatgggctaagttgggacacccctgcagggtataatctttcaaaagtcgtgcctgcggttataggcagatgggaatttgttaatgtccggttgtagataacttgacaccagatccaatttaaaacgcatcaatcgtgtgtgtagccgtgatggtctcttttcggcggagtccggaaagtgaacacggtttctgggttatgtttgacataagtaggagttcaggatcacttcttgatcattgctagcttcacgaccgttccgcttgctctcttctcgctcttatttgcgtatgttagccaccatatcatgcttagtcgctgcagcagcctcaccactttaccccttccttttcctttaagctttgctagtcttgatacccatggtaatgggattgctgagtcctcgtggctcacagattactacaacaacagttgcaggtacaggtttatgcgatgatcttgacgcgagcgcgatgtttgcttgtattggagttcttcttctgcttcttcttcgatcaggggataggttccaggtcggcagcctgggctagcagggtggatgtcatttgagtttctgtttgtgattcatccgtagtcggatgatgctcttatgtattgtgatgttgtattcgagtggcattgtatgccttatgtatgtatccccatctattatgtaatgttgatgtaatgatatccaccttgcaaaagcgtttcaatatgcggggctatccttggtgggaccttcgagttccttttggatagggtcgcatattgggcgtgacaggcgaAGTGGCGGTTGCAGCGTGGGCGGCCAAAAACATTGGCGACGGCGGGCAACAATGCTGGCTGCGGGTGGGGAAACTTTCACGTGCAGTTGCAGATTGGTACGTGTGGTTTGAGCTTTTTGCGGCAACCCTTGCGGCACTGCAAATATGCAACACAATAAGAGGGGATAAAAAATTGGGGCCCGAAAAAATTATCACCATTTGCAGATGTATTATCTGTTATATTCTCTCCGATTCATATCGCTTGTCTTAGGTTTGTCGACGATAAATCTAAACGACCGTAAACAGGAGGGAGTACCATTGTTTTGGGCTGAAAATACCGTAAACGGCTGTTTTTAGGCACAATTGCGGGTTTTTTTTTTCATCATTTGTTGGAGACACTCTAAATTTAACAAAGATTATAGAAAACAATATGAATATTTACAATAATGAAATATAAAGTGATGTAAAAATATATCCAATAATGAATCGAAATGGTATCCATTTTTTTTTGTGGGTGAATGGTACCCATTTGACATTCGTAGATGTTATTTGCGGATAGATGTTAAAATAATTTTATATAAAGAATTGGTCAATGTTTACGAAGTTTGACTTAAAACAAAACTACTATGtaatatgtagagtaaataaaaaCCAAAATGTTCTTATCTCTACCTCCTAGAGGGAATTTTTAATTAAAAATCCATCCAGaagccaaagaagaagaagaagaagaagaattgccCGCagatccccgcaaaaaaaaagccaaagaagaaaaagaaaaagggcaaagtgATACACACAAGGCAGGTCTCCCGATCCAGAAGCGAAAGCCCCAGCAAATAGTGTACCAAACATGTGCCCGCCCAAGATGATGATCGTACATTACCTCTCACGAAACTCCACAAGAACCGGATCAATCCCTGCAAAAACGCCCACGGAGCTTGGAACATAACCGGGAGGCCTGCAAAATCTATCCAATCCGATCTGACGGCCACTGCCCCAACGGAGACGTCGCCCTCGTCAGGCAAGCACGCACACAGAATCCCCCCCTCGTCAGGTACCCCCTCGATCGCCTCTCCCTCCCTCCGTTCATCTGCTGCCGCGTTGTGAATTTGTGATCCACTGTGCGAGCTGCGACGGTGTGAGGATTCGGCTGGGGTAATGTAGCGTCAAGCGCACGACCGCCCAAAATATTCCTTCCGTGTAGGTTGTGGTATCGCACCAACAGATCTTTTCACTTTTTCCTAGGCTTTAAAGCATCCACACTAGGATAAGTTTGGCATCTAGCAGCCGAATCCACCACCACAAACTACAGAAATTTCACGACAAACCATACCCACGCGTGGGTTCCTACTGTAAAATCAACTACCATGAAAATCACGCGCTATCACATAACTAGCATTTCCACCTGATCATCGACTAACCAGCATCCATCATCCAGAGCTGTGCAGCAGCAGCACTTTCGGACCGCAACCAATTCAGAGACCATAGATGCATATGCAGGTGTTCAAACTCGGATATATTTCAGAGACCAGAGATGCATATGCAGGTGTCCAAACTCAGATAGATATATTTAGCTGCTGATGTTATGTACAATAAGGCAATCAATCCACCCTCCCACGGTCCCAGGGTTCGCAAGCCAAAGCTTCTACTTCCAACCAACCATATATGTTCAGTTCAGCAATCAGCTGCATGCTGCATGCATAACTAGAGCTGTCATGCCCCTGTTCTCCAGCAATGTCCCAGAGCTCTAGAGACTGCAGTGTTGGACATGAAACATTTGTAAGTGGAGAGTGAATATCTTGGGAGGAAAATTGGGTGATCCTTTATATTCTTATATaatcatttaaaaaaaatcttaGGAGGAAATCCAATGGTCCTTTATATTCTTACATGATCATTAAAAAAGTATCTTAGGAGGAAAATCGAATGACACTGTCTATTCTTATAATCATTAAGATCAAAGGCATTTCACATCAGCGAGACCTAACGATACTTTTCTGCCACAGAGTAATATTTGGGCATCCACATACATATAGTCATGCTTGTATTAAAAGGATGAGAATTTCCTAAAAGAAGGGTGTGAATTCCCTTGTGGTTTCTATCAAGATACAAAATTATCATAAATGGTAGCGCTAGGGTACATCTGAGAAAGCATAACGTAACAGCCAGATGATCATCTGGTCGTGCAAATTTCCAGACTGACAAAGAGCTGATGCCAAATGGCATTGGATATCTGTTAAGAATATCCTTGAGTACTTTAGCTCTTTTTGGTTGCTCTTTGGTCCCGAGAGGTTCACAACTGGTTGAGGAAGAATAGTTGTGAATTTTCACTTTGACCACTTACTTGGTTAGTTGATTTCAGGTTCCGAGAGCACAAGTCAGAGGAATCACAATCACTGCTTATATGCGCCTTCAACACCGTCTCATTCGAAAAGCTACAATTGACCTTGTGCCCATGTAGGGTGCTAGAGACATTTTTAACCAAGGAATGAACTGAGCCATCATGTGCTAATGTGAGAGATCAAAACACTATTTCTTTGTGTATGTAAGTAGCATGCGGCCGCTTTCCGCTCTCTTTTTTTCAAACAGAATTTCCTTTGATGTCAGAACTAAGACCTCTAATGCTTGAAAAAAAATTCCATTTCCGGTTTTGTGATATCCATGGTAGGTTAGGTATATTGAAAGAAGCTGGAGGTAGCACGCTAGGCTCAAACAATCAGGCAGTCCTGAAGGTGGCAGGGAGGGAAGGAGCCCATTGAGATGATATAGGTAAGGTTCGGCAACGACATAAAGTCAGCAAGCCAGTTCAACAATTCATTGTAAAAAATTATGACACACTAGATGTCAAATGCAGAAAGAAACAAAGGttagatggggggggggggggtcaaagaGGTTGTGCTGTTAATTTCACTAGGAACATCTAGGCTAGAGATTATCGGTAGGACCGTCTATATATCGAATCTGTCTAATCATTTGAGAAGGGAGGACAAAGAGATGGAGAAAAAGAGGAGTACCTTCTCCTTGGCTCGATGAGACCGTGGTGCCGGACATGGTGGAGGGCGACGGTGATGGCAGGGTGTGGtcgaggcggcggcagcggagctTCCCATCACTACTGCTCTGACCTAGAGCGGTAGGTGTGTCGGTGGGGTGTACGGCTCGCGACGAACCTCGTGTTGCGTGTCGTCGGCCCCCACCTCTTCATATATTGCGTAGGTGACAGGGGCTCGTCAACCATGGTGGGTTgggtgcccccgatcagggcgcggatctaagggcccggtgggccgttgggcccacttGGGAGGAGATCATCCTAACATCCCCCCCTGATCTGAACATTACCTTTAACCATATACTTTTTTACTTTACTCGTTTCATCACAGATCAATACATAGAACATGTTTCATCATCACAGCTCAACTGCCGATAGAATCAGACAACTACAACATACCTCTCTGTTTTGAAACAAATTTTGTTCCTTTGGGCCTCTCATGATCCAGGATCataggctttcccttaaacccatgtcAGCTAAGtattccttgaacacattgggtggtaagcctttcgtaAGCGGGTccgcaagcatatcctttgtcattatagtttgatcctggattttatctttcacaacataatacttCATCTCTATTGGTTTGGCAGCATTACTCAACTTGTTGTTGTGAGCATAGAATACTGCGAGTTGGTTGTCACAGTACAGCTTTAGTGGTTTGtcaatacaatctaccactttcaagtcgggtataAATTTCTTTAACCATATCACCTGCCCCGTGGCCTCAAAACATGCTAtaaattctgcatacatcgtggacGATGCAACTATTGACtatttggagcttttccacgaaatagccCCTCCAGCGAGAGTGAACACGTATCCTGACGTAGATTTTTTCTATCATCTTTGTCTCCCGCAAAATCAGCATCTGAATACCCTCTTATCTCTAGGGAATCAGATCTCATGTATGTTAGCATGAggtccttcgtgccttgcgcataatgcaatgctttctttaccatcttccagtgctctgtgcctggattctcttgatatctaccgagtaccccagtaataaaagctaagtcagggcgagtgcacacttgtgcatactgtacacttccaacagccgaagcatatggtaccactttcatttgatcgatcttgTACTGGTTATTGtgacattggaatttcccaaaactgTCGCCCTTGACTATAGGAGCAGGTGTAGCATTAcacgcatgcatattatactttttaagaaccttttctaaatatgcctTTTGCGATAGTCCTAAAACTCCATTtttcctatctcggtgaatttctatgcccaaaacatatgatgcttcatcAAGATCTTTTATATCAAAATTTGAGGACAAGTACTTATTTATTTCTTGTAGCagactaacatcactgctagcaagcaagatattatccacatacaagattagaaaattatatttcccatttttaaactttgcataaacGCAGTTATTCTCAAAATTCTCTTTAAATCCAAATCTTTTAATTGTCTcattaaactttagataccactgtcTAGAGGCTTGCTTTAATCCATAAATAGATTTCTTCAGGAGCATCCCATAtcttccttgccttccatgataaaacccttgggttgtttcatgtaaacATTTTCTTTTAAATCCCCGTTTAGGAATgtcgtctttacatccatttgatgtatcTCTAAATCAAAATGTGCAACTAATgtcattatgattctgaaggaatccttacatgagattggggaaaatgtctcattgtaatctaccccttctctttgtgtaaatccttttgccacaagtcgtgctttatacttttctacatTCCCATTAGAGTCATACTTAGTTTTGTCgacccatttacagcctactgttttggctcctttgGGAATATTCTCTatgtcccaaacatctttggaactcatcgatttcatcttGTCTTCCATTGCCTCCAGCCACTTCGATGAGTGAGGgattctcatggcttcttcatatgaagTGGGATCACCTTCCATATGAAtcatttctgtgttataaactttacAATCAGTAGAAATAGCTGTTATTTTAGTTCTTTTAGACCTTTTAAGGGCCTCATTCTCTGGCACATTATGTGCCTCAACTTCCGGCACATCTTCTAAAAATGGCTGTTGCGCCTCCCCCTCATGCTAAACAACGGGTCcagtcggctcctgacggacaAGTTCTGAATCTTCTcccatagttgtcatgggtggagATAGAACAGGTGCTTGCACCGCAACATCAGGGATTGTCGGTGCAGATACAACatgtagtgagaaaaatggctcctgaatcattggattaggtgcatgcaccctcttcttctcaagatcaattttccgagctaccatGCTCCCCTTATCATTTCGTtctctaagaagactgcatgtcttgTTTCTACAAATTTTCTGTATCTCTAGACAGTAGAAACGAAAACCTTTTGATCTATcaggatagccaatgaagtggcaactgactattttgggatctaactttgcaataTTTGGATTAAACACTTTGGCCTCAGCTAGGCtcccccacaccctgaagtgttgtagggagggcacTCTTCCTGTCCACAACTCATACAGTGTTTtggcaccgacttgcttggtactctattgagaatgtgaatgacggttttaagcgcctccatccataatcccaacGGCAAGGTGGAGTAACTAATCATGTTGCGCACCATATCCATTAGTGTACGATTacgcctttcagctactccattttgctgaggctcGCCCGACATTGAATACTGGGCCACTATGCCACTCTCCTATAAGAACCTTGCAAAGggtccagggacttggccatatggagtgtgtCGACCATAGTACCCCCCCTACAGTCagatcttactatctttattcttttatcatgctgattttcaactTCATCTTTGAATATCTTAAATTTATTCAACGCTTcagatctttctttgattggataaatataaccatatcgggagtaatcatctgtgaatgttatgaacgagtcataGCCATCCACACTTTTCACAGGAAATGGTCCACAAATATCAGTGTGAATGATTTCTAGTGTTCCTGTGCTACGGTTTGCACCCTTTTTGATTTGTTTTACATACTTTCCTTTAATGCAATCTATGCATTATTCTAAGTCTGAGAACTCTAATGGAGGAAGAATTTCATTTTTAACTAGTCTTTCCATTCTCCCCTTCAAAATATGGCCCAAGCGATAGTGCCATAATTTTGATGAGTCAtgagttctttttcttttcttttgttctttatcCGACGCGGAAACATGTTCATTCACATTACACACAGAATACACTTTTTCACGTAGTGATAATAAATAAAGCTCGTTATGAAGGAAAGCAACACCCACATGAGTATTATTAAACCatatggcacacttgccatgtctAAAGTGACATTCATAATGATCTTTATCCATACATGAAACACTAATCAAGTTTCTGTGTAATGAAGAAACATATAAAACATCTGTAAGTAGAAGTATGAATCCATCAGCTAACTTCAGGGAGATGTCGCGACAACTTCAACTTCTGCTTGAACTCCATTTGCAACTTCAATGCATCTTTCGCTTCTTTGCGTAGTCCGCGTCGAATGGAATCCCTGTAATGAGtttgcaacatgaacagttgcACCTGAGTCAATCCACCAAGTAGATTTCAAAAATTGTGTATACAAGGATTCATTTACAAAGGAAACAATGTTGTTACCTCTCTTTGCCATTATTGACTTTAGCCAAACAAGACAATCTTTCTTGTAATGCCCAGTCTGCTTACAATGAAGACATGTATCTTTGTCCACCGGAAAAGACTTTTGTTGATGCTGATATTGCGTGGGAGCTTTTCCATGTGACTTTGAAGGGGAACCTTTGCTACTTTGATTGTAGTTATTTTCCTTATTATCCTTCACCTAGTTCAGAGAACCCGATTCTAAGTCTTTCCTCTTCTTGCACACACATGGCTATAGTCTTTTCAATGTCCCATTTTTCAGGCGACATGTTGTAGTTGACAACAAAAGTTTCAAACTCTTTTGGCAGTGAAGCCATAACCAGGTGAACCAGGAGTGCAGGCTTGAGCTCGAAATCTGAATCCATGGGTTTAAGCTTAGGTGCCATGTTGCTCATCCTGAGAATGTGCTCTCTTAGGTGCCATGGGTTTATGCCATGCCCACCGCCTGATAAGcataagagagcacatcctcaggATGAGCAACATGACAGCTAAGCTTAAGCCCATGGATTCGGATTTGGAGCTCAAGACTACACTCCTTGTTCACCTGGTTATGGCTTCATTGCCAAAAGAGTTTGACACTTTTGTTGTCAACTACAACATGTCGCCTGAAAAATGGGACATTGAAAAGACTATAGCCATGTGTGTACAAGAAGAGGAAAGACTTAGAACTTGGTTCTCTGAACTACGTGAAGGATAATAAGAGAAAGAATTACAATCAAAGTAGCAAAGGTTCCCCTTCAAAGTCACATGGAAAATCTCCCACGCAATATCAGCATCAGCAAAAGTCTCTTCATGTGGACAAAGATACATGTCTCCATTGTAAGCAGACTGGGCATTACAAGAAAGATTGTCCTGTTTGGCTAAAGTCAATAATGGCAAAGAGAGGTAACAACATTGTTTCCTTTGTAAATGAATCCTTGTATACACAATTTTTGAAAATCTGCTTGATGGATTGACTCAGGTGCAATTGTTCATGTTGCAAATTCATTACAGGGATTACATTCGACGCGGACTACGCAAAGAAGCGAAAGATGTATTGAAGTTGCAAATGGAGTTCAAGCAGAAGTTGAAGCTGTCGCGACATCTCCCTGAAGTTAGCTGATGGATTCATACTTCTACTTACAGATGTTTTATATGTTTCTTCATTACACAGAAACTTGATTAGTGTTTCATGTATGGATAAAGATCATTATGAATGTCACTTTagacatggcaagtgtgccatatGGTTTAATAATACTCATGTGGGTGTTGCTTTCCTTCATAACGAGCTTTATTTATTATCACTACGTGAAAAAGTGTATTCTGTGTGTAATGTGAATGAACATGTTTCCGCGTCGgataaagaacaaaagaaaagaaaaagaactcaTGACTCATCAAAATTATGGCACTATCGCTTGGGCCATATTTTGAAGGGGAGAAGGGAAAGACTAGTTAAAAATGAAATTCTTCCTTCATTAGAGTTCTTAGACTTAGAATAATGCATAGATTGCATTAAAGGAAAGTatgtaaaacaaatcaaaaaaggtgcaaaccgGAACACAAGAAATCATTCACACTGACACGTGCGACCACCACAATCCAACTGCATATTTCAACTCATATTTTCTACTAACTTCCAACATACATTTGGATCATTGTGTCATACATCTCCATCCCTatcttttccaaacaatttttagGTCCAAAATTTTCACTCGGTATGTGAAGAGTTGTAGCCTACAGCCGACGAATTTATTGAATTTTCTGCGTTCACTTATAGTTGGACCAGTACTCGGCGACGAGCTTAAAGAATGATGAGTCCTCATTTTCCATCAGCCTTGATGGCCTGTCGTACTCTATAAGCTTACCTGCAATAAATAGAATATGTTTCTCCATTGGTAAATCTATATCCCCAGCAAAATTTAGTAGCGCGTAGAGTCAGATGCTTGTACCGTAGGAAAGAACCATGACTATATCACTGTCTGTGACGGTGGGAACCCTGTGTGCTATGGTGATCACCGTGCACCCTGAGAACTCCTGCTTGATGACCCTCTGCAGGATGGCGTCGGTGGCCGAGTCGATCGACGCCGTCGCCTCGTCGAGGACCAGGATCCTGTTCCTGCTGAGGAGGACGCGCGCGAGGCAGAAGAGCTGCCGTTGGCCCGCGCTCCAGTTCTCTCCGTCATCGCTCACTGCAGATGCAAAGACAAACTTATCACATTTCGTACAGGCTTCATTTGAGACTCAGAACTCAGGATCATTGTGTCATCTGGTGCCTCAAGAAGTTCAGGAAGGACACTGATTGTCTTCTTCAACTGGCACTTATCCAACGCCTGTAAAAGACCAGTGTGTCAGGATCAGGATCAACAAATGTGTCCCCAACAAAGGCCGATGGTAGTAGGTGAAAATACTGGAACTGATGTGGATTTCAGAATGTAGTGATCTGTGGTCAGACCTCCCAGATATCCTGATCTGTGTACAGACCCAGAGGATCGACGTTGCTCCTTACACTGCCCCTGAAAAGCGTTGGCTCCTGAGGAATGATGCTGAGTTTCATCCTAAGGTCCTTCAGTCCTATGGTGCAAATGTCGACATCGTCGATGAGAATTCGCCCGCCGGAGGGGTCGATGAGGCGGAACAACGCGCTCAGGAGAGTGGTCTTCCCGCTCCCGGTTCTTCCAACAACTCCAATCTTGTTTCCAGCTGCAAATGTGCAAGTGATCCCGCGCAAAACCGTAGGCGCATTTTCGCGATACTTGACCTGAAAAACATGGTATATATGACTCTTCATAACATCAGATGAATGAGCTGATTGTTTCTTGATTTTCAGTTTCTTACTCTCAAGTTCTCCAGATTTATCTTTCCTTCAGATGGCCATGAAGGAGCAGGCCTTCTGTCACTGATAACAGCCGGGGGCTCGGATGGTAAATGCATGAACTGTTTGATTCTCTCCACTGATATCATATAATTCTCCAGATTTGAGTAGAATCGCGTCAAGAACACTTGCGCGGAAGAAAGTGTCAAGGCATATGAGAGGCATAGCCCAAGAAATCCTGGAAAAAATGCCAAGAGAAGACTCGAGTGACGCACCATATTTCTGCACATTATGTAATAGAAGTACCCAGCCCTGAATAATATGCACCTGGAGCAACTGATCCTGCCGGTAGCATTACGAGAAGAATGGACGATGTAACAATGACCAAGATCTGCATCGCCTCGACACGCAGAAGCACCCACTCTAGCGCTGCATTCGTGTAGAAGAACATTGTTGCATCCATGTCGATGAGCTGAAGATTTGTCTGAATGAACCTATTTGTCGCTGCAAAGGCCCTTATGGTGACCACTCCGAGCATCGACTCAGCAGCGTAGTTCATCACGGGCGCCTTTGTGGTGCCATTGATCCTCACCAACTCTCTGGCGGAGGCAATGTAGTATCTCTGCAACAACAGTAGCATTGTTCACACAATGGCTCTGCTGCACAAGAAGATGAATGTGGGGTTCTTTCATGCATGATGCTCACCTGAATGTACAGAACCCCAATCACAGCAGGAACAGCAACCAGAACGACTTGCCATGTAACCATGATCATTACCACCACGGTTGCCGCCACCTCAACCGTGCCGGATATCACAAAGGTCATCGTGAACGGGATGTCGAAGTCCAAGATGCACAAATCCGATGAGGCCTGCATAAAAATGCATAATTAACGGTGCGCAAACTCAGACTGCAAATCTGCAGTAACATCGGCATATATAAGTATGACTGAAAAAGTTGTGTTAACATGTACACATACCCGGGTCATGATCCTTCCGGTCGGGGTAGAGTCAAAGAACAGCATGGGGGCCTTGAACACGGAATCCATGAAACCCGAGAAGAACTCCCTCGACGCCTTGAGGCCGAAGTGGGCAGCGACAAGGCTCCTCACATAGGCAAACAGGCAGCTGGTGGTTGTCATCACCGCGTAGACTCCCACGACGATCCCGACGCTGAACCGACGGCTTTGGATCGTCGCTGCGAGCCAGTAGGTTGCGAGGTATTGCAGGGCGACGAACACGCACTGTGTGAGTATTATCAGGACAAGGAGGAACCAGCCCTTGGACACTGACACGTAGTCCTTGTATGTTTTCAGGCCGGCTCCTCCcagctccctctcctcctcttggGTCAGCTGGACCGACGGCAGGTTGCCGGTGGAGATCTCGGCGTCGCTGCCCTGCTGCGGTAGGATCGGTTGTTGGTACTGAATCATGGCTCCTTCTTTGGATACATTGGAGTCCAGTGTTGTTTTTGAGTCCTGGTGAGCGTTGACAAGCTGTTCGAACGCCGTGCCGAACTGCAGGAGCTCCTCGTAGGTTCCCTCCTGCGTTATCTCGCCCTTCTCCATGACCTAACACCAACAACTGACTGTCAGACAGTGCCATCTATGGTGGTCAGTTTTGTGCAGGCAGACAGAGAGGAGACCTACCAAAATTCTGTCAACCTTGGAGAGGAACTCAACTTGATGCGTTACAAGGATGACCGTCTTGTCCTCGAGCGCCGCCATGACACAGTCCTGCAACGCAGACAAAGTGACTGTCACGTCCATGAAAACGATCTGTAACCGTGGCAATGAGGTtttgagaagaagaagagtcctCATGTCCTGACGTTGAAAAGGGTGGCGGCGGTGTGCGCGTCGACGGCGCTGAAAGGGTCGTCGAGGAGATAGACGTCCGCGTCGTTGTAGACGGCCCTTGCGAGCTGGATCCTCTGCTTCTGCCCGCCGCTCATGTTGAGGCCCCTCTGCCCGATCTCCGTCAGGTCGCCGTG from Triticum aestivum cultivar Chinese Spring chromosome 3B, IWGSC CS RefSeq v2.1, whole genome shotgun sequence includes these protein-coding regions:
- the LOC123069037 gene encoding ABC transporter C family member 8 isoform X2; its protein translation is MEQATPYLLASAAACQGQGGGDLTLELGSLCFSQMMLIDLVNLLLSAIYVSSLLIAACKREFRAVRAGDLPFPCAVASPCCAFLGIACVCLGLGAWGSSPHGAPLFFLRGFVWVSLSVSLVVRPTRLSGAVAMAWWAVDAVLITANCLEKIATRANLGVLDVVSWVVALLLLLSATRVCRRLAGAAAGDGGGAESEPLLAAGGGERRAAFDEAGFFSRLTFTWMDSLLRLGYSKPLGLGDIPLLDADDAAAEACRKFLCEWHRRRRESNKTSNLVLRVLAECHKKELLLTALYTLLRTLSFAASPVMLYCFVSYSNRQEQERDLGTRAALVAGLLAMKLVESLSQRHWFFGSRRLGMRMRSALMAAVFEKQLQLSSEGRGRHSSGEIANYIAVDAYRLGEFPYWLHLAWSMPVQLVLAIALLFWIVGAGALPALAPMAICGVLNVPFARMLQQYQWRFMQAQDERQRATAEVLHSMKIVKLQSWEDKFRATVQRLRDAEVRWLGETQLKKAYGSALYWVSPTVISAVVLAGTAAVQSAPLDASVVFTVLATMRVVSEPMRMLPEVMSVMIQVKVSLDRIGKFLTEDEFQDDAVDRTPASDKSLDMHNGVFSWEPSKGTATLKDINITATRGQKIAVCGPVGAGKSSLLCATLGEIPRMSGSVAVSGSVAYVSQTSWIQSGTVRDNILFGKPMRSSEYERALKCCALDKDMENFPHGDLTEIGQRGLNMSGGQKQRIQLARAVYNDADVYLLDDPFSAVDAHTAATLFNDCVMAALEDKTVILVTHQVEFLSKVDRILVMEKGEITQEGTYEELLQFGTAFEQLVNAHQDSKTTLDSNVSKEGAMIQYQQPILPQQGSDAEISTGNLPSVQLTQEEERELGGAGLKTYKDYVSVSKGWFLLVLIILTQCVFVALQYLATYWLAATIQSRRFSVGIVVGVYAVMTTTSCLFAYVRSLVAAHFGLKASREFFSGFMDSVFKAPMLFFDSTPTGRIMTRASSDLCILDFDIPFTMTFVISGTVEVAATVVVMIMVTWQVVLVAVPAVIGVLYIQRYYIASARELVRINGTTKAPVMNYAAESMLGVVTIRAFAATNRFIQTNLQLIDMDATMFFYTNAALEWVLLRVEAMQILVIVTSSILLVMLPAGSVAPGFLGLCLSYALTLSSAQVFLTRFYSNLENYMISVERIKQFMHLPSEPPAVISDRRPAPSWPSEGKINLENLRVKYRENAPTVLRGITCTFAAGNKIGVVGRTGSGKTTLLSALFRLIDPSGGRILIDDVDICTIGLKDLRMKLSIIPQEPTLFRGSVRSNVDPLGLYTDQDIWEALDKCQLKKTISVLPELLEAPVSDDGENWSAGQRQLFCLARVLLSRNRILVLDEATASIDSATDAILQRVIKQEFSGCTVITIAHRVPTVTDSDIVMVLSYGKLIEYDRPSRLMENEDSSFFKLVAEYWSNYK